One window of Halalkalicoccus subterraneus genomic DNA carries:
- the cca gene encoding CCA tRNA nucleotidyltransferase codes for MTDILASVLAAVRERTTPSREERERLSRAADRLVARTEAATADCPVETDLVRVGSTARGTWLPGDQDIDLFVRFPPDLPREELESLGLDVGHAVLPEGRAEYAEHPYTTGTFEGYDVDLVPCFRVESAAEARSAVDRTPFHTEYVEREITPDLAADVRVLKSFLSARGIYGSDLRTEGFSGYLCELLVIEFGGVRPLIEAVVDWHPTVELDPVDHGTRSFDDPLVVIDPTDPERNVAAVLSSTNLARFQHHARTLLADPDAERFEPSEPDPLSRTDLEPHLARRGTTPIALRFAAPDIVDDQLYPQLEKSRSNLVDALERHEFSVLRSAAFADDRALVLIEPAVGSLPAVERHAGPPVHVRDHAAAFYEKYDESDAYGPFVDGGRYVVEREREYTAAIECLENELFSVSLGPAVERALESEYDLLAGDDFSDLLPEFGAELARYYDPSP; via the coding sequence ATGACCGACATTCTCGCTTCCGTCCTCGCTGCGGTTCGCGAGCGGACGACTCCTTCACGCGAGGAACGCGAACGCCTCTCGCGGGCGGCCGACCGCCTCGTCGCGCGCACCGAGGCCGCGACCGCCGACTGCCCCGTCGAGACGGATCTCGTCCGGGTCGGATCTACTGCCAGAGGGACGTGGCTCCCTGGCGATCAGGACATCGACCTGTTCGTGCGCTTTCCGCCCGACCTCCCCCGCGAGGAACTCGAATCGCTCGGGTTGGATGTGGGCCATGCGGTCCTCCCGGAGGGCCGGGCCGAATACGCCGAACATCCCTACACGACAGGCACATTCGAGGGATACGATGTGGATCTGGTCCCTTGTTTCCGGGTCGAATCAGCCGCGGAGGCTCGCTCGGCGGTCGACCGCACGCCCTTTCACACCGAGTACGTCGAACGCGAGATCACGCCCGATCTCGCCGCGGACGTGCGCGTCCTCAAGTCGTTTCTGTCCGCCCGCGGGATCTACGGCAGCGACCTCCGTACGGAGGGGTTTTCGGGATACCTCTGTGAGCTTCTCGTCATCGAGTTCGGCGGGGTTCGCCCCCTGATCGAGGCGGTCGTCGACTGGCATCCTACGGTCGAACTCGACCCGGTGGATCACGGTACCCGAAGCTTCGACGACCCGCTGGTCGTCATCGACCCCACCGACCCCGAGCGAAACGTCGCGGCGGTCCTTTCCAGTACCAACCTCGCACGGTTCCAGCACCACGCCCGCACGCTGCTTGCGGACCCCGACGCCGAGCGCTTCGAGCCGAGCGAGCCCGACCCGCTTTCTCGGACGGATCTGGAACCCCATCTCGCCCGCCGCGGGACGACACCGATAGCGCTCCGATTCGCGGCTCCCGATATCGTCGACGACCAGCTCTACCCCCAACTCGAGAAGAGCCGCTCGAACCTCGTCGACGCGCTCGAACGCCACGAGTTCTCGGTTCTTCGCTCCGCGGCGTTCGCCGACGACCGGGCGCTCGTGCTGATCGAACCGGCGGTCGGTTCGCTCCCGGCCGTCGAGCGCCACGCCGGCCCGCCAGTCCACGTCCGCGATCACGCCGCCGCATTCTACGAGAAGTACGACGAAAGCGACGCCTACGGCCCCTTCGTCGACGGGGGACGCTACGTCGTCGAGCGCGAGCGCGAATACACCGCTGCAATCGAGTGTTTGGAAAACGAGCTGTTCTCGGTCTCGCTTGGTCCGGCCGTCGAGCGCGCGCTCGAATCGGAGTACGACCTGCTCGCCGGCGACGATTTCTCCGATCTCCTCCCGGAATTCGGGGCCGAACTCGCGCGCTACTACGATCCCAGCCCGTGA
- a CDS encoding histone deacetylase family protein, whose product MKFGYSDTCLEHDTGGRHPETPDRLRAIKRGLTRKHGVEYVEAAPASASAIEAVHDPEYVAEVEEFCASGGGNWDPDTVAVEETWDAALQSAGLAQWAAETALAGDQERDTPFSIGRPPGHHALSDDAMGFCFFNNAAVAAQAAREEVDRVAIVDWDVHHGNGTQEIFEERSDVLYASLHEDGLYPGTGDADEIGTGEGEGATCNVPLPAGTDDGGYLYAVEEVLAPTIERFDPGLLIVSAGFDAHRHDPISRMRVSTDGYGHLTIALREIADAVDAPIAFVLEGGYGLDTLSEGVAMVHEVFDGHTPVENDSAPDEDVEELVAELRERHGLGS is encoded by the coding sequence ATGAAATTCGGATACAGCGACACCTGTCTCGAACACGACACCGGAGGACGCCACCCCGAGACGCCCGATCGCCTCCGGGCGATCAAGCGCGGGCTCACCCGAAAACACGGCGTCGAGTACGTCGAGGCGGCGCCGGCCAGCGCCAGCGCCATCGAGGCGGTCCACGACCCCGAGTACGTCGCCGAGGTCGAGGAGTTCTGTGCCTCGGGCGGGGGCAACTGGGACCCCGACACCGTCGCCGTCGAGGAGACGTGGGACGCCGCACTCCAGAGTGCCGGGCTCGCCCAGTGGGCTGCCGAAACCGCCCTCGCGGGCGATCAGGAGCGAGACACGCCGTTCTCGATCGGCCGACCGCCGGGCCACCACGCGCTGTCGGACGACGCCATGGGCTTTTGTTTCTTCAACAACGCCGCCGTCGCCGCCCAGGCCGCCCGAGAGGAGGTCGACCGGGTCGCGATCGTCGACTGGGACGTCCACCACGGCAATGGCACCCAGGAGATCTTCGAGGAGCGCTCGGACGTCCTGTACGCCTCGCTTCACGAGGACGGCCTCTATCCGGGCACGGGTGATGCCGACGAGATCGGCACCGGCGAGGGCGAGGGAGCGACCTGCAACGTCCCGCTCCCGGCGGGAACCGACGACGGGGGGTATCTGTACGCCGTCGAGGAGGTGCTGGCTCCGACCATCGAGCGGTTCGATCCCGGACTACTCATCGTGAGCGCCGGTTTCGACGCCCACCGCCACGATCCCATCTCGCGGATGCGTGTCTCGACGGACGGCTACGGGCACCTAACGATCGCGCTCCGGGAGATCGCTGACGCCGTCGACGCCCCGATCGCGTTCGTTCTCGAAGGGGGATACGGGCTCGATACCCTCTCTGAGGGGGTGGCTATGGTCCACGAGGTCTTCGACGGACACACTCCCGTCGAGAACGACTCGGCGCCCGACGAGGACGTCGAGGAGCTCGTCGCCGAACTCCGGGAGCGTCACGGGCTGGGATCGTAG
- a CDS encoding single-stranded DNA binding protein — translation MGAIEDVYADLDTDVEFEEFEEAVEAKVEQMGGLADEETAAMLIAHELRDEEVTGISDIEPGMDEVKFLAKVTGVGELRTFDRDEEDEEGMVINVEAADATGSARLAFWDEQARAIETEGMEPGSVLRVKGRPKEGYNGLEVSVTQAEEDPDAEVDVRIQDTYRIEDLSMGLSDVDVQGKVLATDSVRTFDRDDGSEGRVANLTLGDETGRIRITLWDERTGAVEEFSPNQSVEITDGYVRERNGQLELHVGNRGAIEEIDETIEYVPETTPIDELEMEDVADIGGVVRSADPKRTFDRDDGSEGQVRNVRIQDETGDIRVAMWGEKADIELGPGDTVQFADVEIQDGWQDDIEASAGWRSTVTVTDSGAGAGTGGSTGGDDSDSADLSSFGDGARSDDESAAGSTEATGTNESDDDGSAEIVEFTGTVVQPGNPAKLDNGEETVTVLTSEELSLGEEVTVRGSIREGRIDAENVV, via the coding sequence ATGGGAGCGATAGAGGACGTGTACGCGGATCTCGATACCGACGTGGAGTTCGAGGAGTTCGAGGAGGCGGTGGAGGCGAAAGTCGAACAGATGGGCGGCCTGGCCGACGAGGAGACCGCCGCGATGCTGATCGCCCACGAGCTACGCGACGAGGAGGTCACCGGGATCAGTGACATCGAACCGGGAATGGACGAGGTGAAGTTCCTCGCGAAAGTCACCGGCGTCGGCGAACTACGGACCTTCGATCGCGACGAGGAGGACGAAGAGGGCATGGTGATCAACGTCGAGGCCGCCGACGCGACCGGGTCGGCGCGACTCGCCTTCTGGGACGAGCAGGCCAGAGCAATCGAGACCGAGGGCATGGAGCCCGGGTCCGTCCTCCGGGTGAAGGGCCGCCCCAAGGAGGGCTACAACGGCCTCGAGGTCAGCGTCACCCAGGCCGAGGAGGACCCCGACGCCGAGGTCGACGTCCGGATCCAGGACACCTACCGGATCGAAGACCTCTCGATGGGGCTCTCCGACGTCGACGTTCAGGGAAAAGTGCTCGCGACCGACTCCGTTCGAACGTTCGACCGGGACGACGGCTCCGAGGGACGGGTCGCGAACCTGACGCTGGGCGACGAAACGGGGAGAATCAGGATCACCCTCTGGGACGAGCGCACCGGGGCGGTCGAGGAGTTCTCGCCCAACCAGTCCGTCGAGATCACCGACGGCTACGTCCGCGAGCGAAACGGCCAGTTGGAACTCCACGTCGGCAATCGGGGCGCCATCGAGGAAATAGACGAGACGATCGAGTACGTCCCCGAGACGACGCCCATCGACGAGCTGGAGATGGAGGACGTCGCGGACATCGGCGGCGTGGTGCGTTCCGCGGATCCGAAGCGCACCTTCGACCGCGACGACGGCTCCGAGGGACAGGTGCGAAACGTGCGGATCCAGGACGAGACCGGTGACATCCGGGTCGCGATGTGGGGCGAGAAGGCCGACATCGAGTTGGGTCCGGGCGACACCGTCCAGTTCGCCGACGTGGAGATACAGGACGGCTGGCAGGACGACATCGAGGCTTCTGCGGGCTGGCGCTCGACGGTGACGGTCACCGACTCCGGTGCCGGAGCCGGAACCGGCGGATCGACGGGCGGCGACGATTCGGACTCGGCCGACCTCTCCTCGTTCGGGGACGGAGCGCGGTCCGACGACGAGAGCGCAGCGGGATCGACGGAGGCGACGGGGACGAACGAGTCGGACGATGACGGGAGCGCCGAGATCGTCGAGTTCACCGGTACGGTAGTCCAGCCGGGCAACCCGGCGAAGCTCGACAACGGCGAGGAAACAGTTACCGTGCTCACGAGCGAGGAGCTCTCTCTCGGCGAGGAAGTCACGGTTCGGGGGTCGATTCGGGAGGGGCGGATCGACGCCGAGAACGTGGTTTAG
- a CDS encoding zinc ribbon domain-containing protein — protein sequence MTEIEGETEPATYLERDRAPCKRCGTEIDADVAACPHCGNQPAAAIKLASVGAMLVGAILAVTTSNVPLAFWLAPLIGVGSFVGGAGVYWIVTDRYSPTKYDSGARIGHRDSESAGH from the coding sequence ATGACCGAAATCGAAGGAGAGACCGAGCCGGCTACATATCTCGAACGGGATCGGGCACCGTGCAAACGGTGCGGGACCGAGATCGACGCCGACGTGGCGGCCTGCCCGCACTGTGGGAACCAGCCCGCAGCCGCGATCAAGCTCGCGAGCGTCGGTGCGATGCTCGTCGGAGCGATCCTCGCCGTCACGACGAGCAACGTCCCGCTGGCGTTCTGGTTGGCCCCACTCATTGGGGTCGGTTCGTTCGTCGGTGGAGCCGGCGTCTACTGGATCGTCACGGATCGGTACAGCCCGACGAAGTACGACTCGGGGGCGCGGATCGGACACCGCGACTCGGAATCGGCGGGCCACTGA
- a CDS encoding DUF7385 family protein — MANIENIDEMKSYLTPREENEMTASYQNTTSISCPVCEESFDYLVVCKQSETSLSLGKVMNLCTVTGEDGRLFLFTHE; from the coding sequence ATGGCCAACATCGAGAACATCGACGAGATGAAAAGCTACCTCACGCCGCGCGAGGAAAACGAGATGACAGCCAGCTACCAGAACACGACCTCGATCTCGTGTCCGGTCTGCGAGGAGTCCTTCGACTATCTCGTGGTCTGCAAACAGTCGGAAACCAGCCTCTCGCTCGGGAAGGTGATGAACCTCTGTACGGTCACCGGCGAGGACGGGCGGCTCTTCCTGTTCACCCACGAGTGA
- a CDS encoding histone family protein, with protein MSVELPFAPVDSIIRRNAGGLRVSAEAAEELAERIQRRGAALAERATERADAEGRKTLMPMDFGVEEVVEPETLELPIAPIDRIARLDINDRYRVSMDARIALAQLLETDADEIAEAATTLAHHAGRRTVKAEDIRTYLQLVE; from the coding sequence ATGAGCGTCGAGTTACCGTTCGCGCCGGTGGATTCGATCATTCGGCGCAACGCCGGCGGGTTGCGCGTCAGTGCCGAGGCGGCGGAGGAGCTCGCAGAACGGATCCAGCGCCGCGGGGCCGCCCTCGCCGAGCGGGCGACCGAACGGGCCGACGCCGAGGGGAGAAAGACGTTGATGCCGATGGATTTCGGCGTCGAGGAGGTCGTCGAGCCCGAAACGCTCGAACTACCGATCGCCCCGATCGACCGGATCGCTCGCCTCGATATCAACGACCGGTATCGGGTCTCGATGGATGCGCGCATCGCGCTCGCACAGCTGCTCGAAACCGACGCCGACGAGATCGCGGAGGCCGCGACGACGCTCGCACACCACGCCGGGCGCAGAACCGTAAAGGCCGAGGACATCCGGACGTACCTCCAGTTGGTCGAATGA
- a CDS encoding 30S ribosomal protein S7, whose translation MSESEAPEPEQPAGAEDVDTDALLFGRWETTEIEYADPSTKRYITVTPIAHTMGRHAGKQFQKSEISIVERLINRLMQTEENTGKKQQALGIVRDAFETVHERTEENPVQVLVHAVENAGPREETVRLKYGGISVPKAVDVGPQRRVDQSLKFLAEGAYNASFKTSTDASEALAQQLIGAADYDVQTYAINQKEEKERVAAAAR comes from the coding sequence ATGTCCGAAAGCGAAGCCCCCGAGCCGGAGCAACCAGCCGGCGCCGAGGACGTCGACACCGACGCACTGCTGTTCGGTCGCTGGGAGACCACGGAGATCGAGTACGCAGACCCAAGCACCAAGCGCTACATCACGGTCACGCCCATCGCGCACACGATGGGGCGCCATGCCGGAAAACAGTTCCAGAAAAGCGAGATCAGCATCGTCGAGCGGCTGATCAACCGCCTGATGCAGACCGAGGAGAACACCGGCAAGAAACAGCAGGCCCTCGGCATCGTCCGTGACGCCTTCGAGACGGTCCATGAGCGCACCGAGGAGAACCCGGTGCAGGTACTCGTCCACGCCGTCGAGAACGCCGGTCCCCGAGAGGAGACCGTCCGCCTGAAATACGGCGGCATCTCGGTCCCCAAGGCCGTCGACGTCGGCCCCCAACGGCGCGTCGACCAATCGCTGAAGTTCCTCGCCGAGGGCGCGTACAACGCCTCCTTCAAGACTTCGACGGACGCCAGCGAGGCGCTCGCCCAGCAGTTGATCGGTGCGGCGGACTACGACGTCCAGACGTACGCGATCAACCAGAAAGAGGAGAAAGAACGCGTCGCCGCCGCCGCCCGCTAA
- a CDS encoding universal stress protein yields the protein MVERILVPIDDSDRSTEALEFAVERNPEATFVALHVHEPVYGEGFAWRERDEKGDDDVERLFERVEGLAEKHGIALETVTSEGKPSDEIVEYAEENPVDAIVMGSHGREGASRVLLGSVAETVTRRSPVPVTVVR from the coding sequence ATGGTAGAGAGGATCCTCGTCCCGATCGACGATTCGGACCGTTCGACGGAAGCGCTCGAGTTCGCCGTCGAGCGGAACCCCGAGGCGACGTTCGTCGCACTGCACGTCCACGAACCCGTCTACGGTGAGGGGTTCGCGTGGCGCGAACGCGATGAGAAGGGAGACGACGACGTCGAGCGGCTGTTCGAACGCGTCGAGGGCCTCGCCGAGAAGCACGGCATCGCGCTCGAAACCGTGACCAGTGAGGGAAAGCCCTCCGACGAAATCGTCGAGTACGCCGAGGAGAACCCAGTCGACGCGATCGTCATGGGATCGCACGGCCGAGAGGGAGCTTCGCGCGTGTTGCTGGGCAGCGTCGCCGAAACGGTCACACGGCGCTCGCCCGTCCCGGTGACGGTGGTCCGCTGA
- the rpoA2 gene encoding DNA-directed RNA polymerase subunit A'' — MTSYDVSDDVEAIVEDTDLPRRLKERVYGTIEARDASIEQADEIVRAVESQYLDTRVDPLDPVGTVSAQSIGEPGTQMTMNTFHYAGVAEIDVTQGLPRLIELVDARKTPDTPMMTVYLDGEYATDREKAHEVVWNIEATRILALGDVSTNVADMNVQIDLNADTLEERMITPEEVAEIIEDSLGVSTIQQGTGIQFGPEQPSYRDLLQLVEELREIVFKGIEEVSRVVVRKEDTDEGEEDEFVLYTEGSEFGDALSIEGVDASRTTCNNIHEIYRSLGVEAAREVIINETMDTLREQGLDDVNIRHLMLVADIMTTRGTIESIGRHGISGNKDSVLARAAYEVTVNHLLDAAIHGEVDDLNGVIENVIVGKPIKLGTGDVDLRMGSISPAAGSD; from the coding sequence ATGACTAGCTACGACGTCAGCGACGACGTCGAGGCGATCGTCGAGGACACGGACCTGCCCCGGCGGCTCAAGGAGCGGGTCTACGGAACGATCGAGGCCCGCGACGCGAGCATCGAGCAGGCCGACGAGATCGTTCGCGCGGTCGAGAGCCAGTACCTCGACACCCGGGTCGACCCGCTCGACCCCGTCGGGACCGTCTCGGCCCAGTCGATCGGCGAGCCCGGGACGCAGATGACGATGAACACGTTCCACTACGCGGGCGTCGCGGAGATCGACGTCACACAGGGGCTTCCCCGGCTGATCGAGCTGGTCGACGCCCGAAAGACTCCCGATACGCCGATGATGACGGTGTATCTCGATGGCGAGTACGCGACCGACCGCGAGAAGGCCCACGAGGTCGTCTGGAACATCGAGGCGACGCGCATCCTCGCGCTGGGCGACGTCTCGACGAACGTCGCGGACATGAACGTCCAGATCGACCTGAACGCCGACACCCTCGAGGAGCGAATGATCACCCCCGAAGAGGTCGCGGAGATCATCGAGGACTCGCTCGGCGTCTCGACGATCCAGCAGGGCACCGGCATCCAGTTCGGCCCCGAACAGCCGAGCTATCGGGACTTGCTCCAACTGGTCGAGGAACTGCGCGAGATCGTCTTCAAGGGGATCGAGGAGGTCTCCCGGGTCGTCGTCCGAAAGGAGGACACCGACGAAGGCGAGGAGGACGAGTTCGTCCTCTACACCGAGGGCTCGGAGTTCGGCGATGCGCTCTCGATCGAAGGTGTCGACGCCTCGCGGACCACCTGTAACAACATCCACGAGATCTACCGCAGCCTCGGCGTCGAGGCCGCCCGCGAGGTCATCATCAACGAGACGATGGATACCCTACGAGAGCAGGGTCTCGACGACGTAAACATCCGCCACCTGATGCTGGTCGCGGACATCATGACCACCCGAGGAACCATCGAGTCGATCGGTCGCCACGGGATCTCGGGCAACAAGGACAGCGTGCTGGCGCGTGCGGCCTACGAGGTCACCGTCAACCACCTGCTCGACGCGGCGATCCACGGCGAGGTCGACGACCTCAACGGCGTCATCGAGAACGTCATCGTCGGCAAGCCGATCAAGCTCGGGACCGGCGACGTCGACCTACGGATGGGGTCGATCTCTCCGGCAGCCGGCTCGGATTAG
- a CDS encoding NusA-like transcription termination signal-binding factor yields MTRTLSDDARRHLAAFEDVTDANAVDCVIGEDRLVFVVSVGEMGQAIGPGGKTVSRLEDRFGKAVDLVEDADTPEGFVANALAPAAVYHVTISENETLVAYAEVAEEDRGVAIGTEGRNIETARLLANRHFDIDDIQLT; encoded by the coding sequence ATGACCAGGACCCTCTCGGACGATGCGCGACGGCATCTCGCGGCCTTCGAAGACGTCACCGACGCGAACGCGGTCGACTGTGTGATCGGCGAGGACCGGCTGGTGTTCGTCGTCAGCGTCGGAGAGATGGGACAGGCGATCGGACCCGGCGGGAAGACCGTCTCCCGGCTCGAAGACCGGTTCGGTAAGGCGGTCGACCTCGTCGAGGACGCCGACACGCCCGAGGGGTTCGTCGCGAACGCACTGGCCCCCGCGGCAGTGTATCACGTCACGATCAGCGAGAACGAAACCCTGGTCGCGTACGCCGAGGTCGCAGAAGAGGACCGGGGCGTCGCGATCGGGACCGAGGGGAGAAACATCGAAACTGCACGCCTGCTCGCGAACCGCCACTTCGACATCGACGACATTCAGCTGACGTAA
- a CDS encoding DUF5781 family protein: MDLRVTGSAPPSPFLSARDRFETEYDLSLPVRVRIREDPDERTWTAHPGEYHVLNISRQAATSAMARELALHEFAHMLRNEGEHPSHTQSTEEALFLALSGQTVERRKLVHCYQIANHMKDIYADDITLTLGPTDKLVSFLESGLATALADRPAPDRPGSERISPSADPEITAVNAGFALALVERHDLVDGDHRLYDLAYAAARDAPGVDFEAFKRRFRDLTSDPGESEYRKALVSVTRSYATGTATPAAD, encoded by the coding sequence ATGGACCTTCGAGTGACAGGTTCCGCCCCTCCTTCCCCGTTTCTGAGTGCCCGCGACCGCTTCGAGACCGAGTACGACCTCTCGCTTCCCGTGCGCGTTCGGATCCGCGAGGACCCCGATGAGCGCACCTGGACCGCCCATCCCGGTGAGTACCACGTGCTCAACATCTCCCGGCAGGCCGCCACGAGCGCGATGGCCCGCGAACTCGCCCTCCACGAGTTCGCCCACATGCTCCGCAACGAAGGGGAGCATCCATCCCATACCCAATCGACCGAGGAGGCGCTGTTTCTCGCCCTCTCGGGGCAAACGGTCGAACGCCGAAAGCTCGTACATTGCTATCAGATCGCGAACCACATGAAGGACATCTACGCCGACGACATCACCCTGACGCTCGGCCCAACGGACAAGCTCGTCTCCTTTCTCGAATCCGGGCTGGCGACGGCGCTTGCCGACCGGCCAGCCCCCGATCGGCCGGGTTCCGAGCGGATCTCACCGAGCGCCGACCCGGAGATCACGGCCGTCAACGCCGGGTTCGCGCTCGCGCTGGTCGAGCGCCACGACCTCGTCGACGGTGACCACCGCCTCTACGACTTGGCCTATGCGGCGGCACGCGACGCTCCGGGAGTCGACTTCGAGGCGTTCAAACGCCGGTTTCGCGACCTGACGAGCGACCCCGGCGAGAGCGAGTACCGCAAGGCGCTCGTATCGGTCACCCGCAGCTACGCGACGGGTACGGCGACACCGGCGGCCGACTGA
- a CDS encoding aminotransferase family protein yields MSQQRTRPASATLAHWSSPDGDPPTIVEGDGCYVTDSEGTEHLDFIAQLYCVNAGHGEERINAAIEEQLSKVAYVSSAKHNDTRDRLADELAEIAPGDLSNTFFSISGSEANEAAVQIAREYTGAPKVLTRYQSYHGGTYGAGSLTGDPSTRAALEPYGGTATGKFLPPLPEAFDVDGEELAEKAANHLEYVIRNEGHETVGAVLMEPVGGTSGAYPAPEGYFERVREICDEYDVLLIADEVITGFGRCGEWFGIETEGVEPDMLTFAKGITSAYAPLAGVLVGPEIADSVREGGYDLGQTFGGHPLSCAAGLGALEVYRDGLLENARKNAAYFEEKLRELETHDAVSGVRGRGFLWGVTFGDGGEPFVDPWADPEAENPVEAVLEAAADRNVLLGGGRPATQVICAPPLCAGREEIDEGVAALEAAIESVFGRNDENA; encoded by the coding sequence ATGTCACAGCAGCGCACGAGGCCGGCAAGCGCGACGCTCGCACACTGGTCGAGCCCCGACGGCGACCCGCCGACGATCGTCGAGGGCGACGGCTGTTATGTGACCGACAGCGAGGGCACCGAGCACCTCGATTTCATCGCGCAGCTCTACTGTGTGAACGCCGGCCACGGCGAGGAGCGGATCAATGCGGCCATCGAGGAGCAGCTCTCGAAGGTGGCGTACGTCTCCTCGGCGAAGCACAACGACACGCGCGACCGGCTGGCCGACGAGCTCGCCGAGATCGCACCCGGGGACCTCTCGAACACGTTCTTCTCGATCTCGGGCAGCGAGGCCAACGAAGCCGCGGTCCAGATCGCCCGCGAGTACACCGGCGCGCCGAAGGTACTCACCCGGTATCAGTCCTATCACGGCGGGACCTACGGCGCGGGGAGCCTGACGGGCGACCCCTCGACGCGAGCCGCACTCGAACCCTACGGCGGGACGGCAACCGGGAAGTTCCTCCCGCCGCTGCCCGAGGCGTTCGACGTCGACGGCGAGGAACTCGCCGAAAAGGCCGCGAACCACCTGGAGTACGTGATCCGAAACGAGGGCCACGAGACCGTCGGCGCGGTGTTGATGGAGCCGGTCGGAGGCACCAGCGGCGCCTACCCCGCCCCCGAGGGCTATTTCGAGCGGGTACGGGAGATCTGCGACGAGTACGACGTGCTGTTGATCGCCGACGAGGTGATCACCGGCTTCGGGCGCTGTGGCGAGTGGTTCGGGATCGAAACCGAAGGCGTCGAGCCGGACATGCTGACGTTCGCGAAGGGCATCACGAGCGCCTACGCCCCGCTTGCGGGCGTGCTGGTCGGCCCGGAGATCGCCGACAGCGTCCGCGAGGGCGGGTACGACCTGGGCCAGACGTTCGGGGGCCATCCCCTCTCGTGTGCGGCGGGACTGGGCGCACTCGAGGTCTATCGGGACGGCCTCCTCGAGAACGCCCGGAAGAACGCGGCGTACTTCGAGGAGAAGCTCCGGGAGCTGGAGACCCATGACGCCGTCTCGGGCGTACGCGGGCGAGGCTTCCTCTGGGGTGTCACGTTCGGGGATGGCGGCGAGCCGTTCGTCGACCCGTGGGCCGACCCCGAGGCCGAGAATCCCGTCGAGGCGGTCCTCGAGGCGGCCGCCGACAGGAACGTCCTACTGGGCGGGGGGCGCCCGGCGACCCAGGTCATCTGCGCGCCGCCGCTGTGTGCGGGCCGCGAGGAGATCGACGAGGGAGTGGCGGCGCTCGAAGCGGCGATCGAGAGCGTCTTCGGGCGAAACGACGAAAACGCTTAA
- a CDS encoding type IV pilin, whose translation MRLKTLTHEMHSLRGDDDRGVSPVIGVVLMVAITVILAAVIGAFVLGLGDGLGTNPQAGVTVEGDGSESATVTLTSLDNADGIVIRDSDGGEAEDGALSTIGESTTITGQNEYSVVATDGDGNEATVRTFELTDGA comes from the coding sequence ATGAGATTGAAAACACTTACACACGAGATGCACAGTCTCCGCGGTGACGACGACCGCGGCGTATCGCCCGTTATCGGTGTTGTCCTAATGGTCGCCATCACCGTGATCCTCGCGGCCGTAATCGGGGCGTTCGTCCTCGGACTGGGAGATGGACTCGGAACGAATCCCCAAGCTGGCGTAACTGTCGAGGGTGATGGGAGCGAGTCCGCCACGGTAACCCTCACGAGTCTGGATAACGCTGATGGAATCGTAATTCGAGATAGTGATGGCGGCGAGGCGGAGGACGGTGCGCTTTCGACTATTGGTGAAAGTACGACTATCACTGGTCAAAACGAATACTCAGTCGTTGCCACGGATGGGGATGGCAATGAAGCGACTGTTCGTACTTTCGAACTGACTGATGGAGCATGA
- a CDS encoding 30S ribosomal protein S12: protein MGNGKYAARKLKRDRQNHRWSDSEYARRERGLKKKSDPLEGAPQGRGIVLEKVGIEAKQPNSAIRKCVRVQLIKNGKQVTAFCPGDGAISFIDEHDEVTIAGIGGAKGRAMGDLSGVNYKVDKVNGVSLIELVRGNAEKPVR from the coding sequence ATGGGAAACGGCAAGTACGCGGCGCGTAAACTCAAGCGCGACCGCCAGAACCACCGGTGGTCCGACTCGGAGTACGCCCGCCGGGAGCGCGGTCTGAAGAAGAAGTCCGATCCCCTCGAGGGCGCACCCCAGGGTCGAGGCATCGTCCTCGAGAAGGTCGGTATCGAGGCGAAACAGCCCAACTCGGCGATCCGGAAGTGTGTGCGAGTTCAGCTGATCAAGAACGGCAAGCAGGTCACCGCGTTCTGTCCCGGTGACGGCGCGATCAGCTTCATCGACGAGCACGACGAGGTGACCATCGCGGGGATCGGCGGCGCGAAGGGTCGCGCGATGGGAGACCTCTCGGGCGTGAACTACAAGGTCGATAAAGTAAACGGCGTGAGCCTGATCGAACTCGTCCGCGGAAACGCGGAGAAACCGGTGCGATAA